The following proteins are encoded in a genomic region of Glycine soja cultivar W05 chromosome 17, ASM419377v2, whole genome shotgun sequence:
- the LOC114392004 gene encoding ribose-phosphate pyrophosphokinase 1 isoform X1 — protein MASSLFQPSPSSAMTLSSSSTSSSSSLFTGTLRTLGFVDHSRARISAPNTVKCDMSESSNFVNGKPIIPVLNERTLPKFMESAREAKTVSRNSNRLKLFSGRANPTLSQEIARYMGLELGKISIKRFADGEIYVQLQESVRGCNVYLIQPTCPPANENLMELKIMIDACRRASAKNITAVIPYFGYARADRKTQGRESIAAKLVANLITKAGADRVLACDLHSGQSMGYFDIPVDHVHCQPVILDYLASKMISSSDLVVVSPDVGGVARARAFAKKLSDAPLAIVDKRRHGHNVAEVMNLIGDVKGKVAVMVDDMIDTAGTIAEGAALLHEEGAREVYACCTHAVFSPPAIERLSSGLFHEVIITNTIPVAEKNYFPQLTIITVANLLGETIWRVHDDSSVSSIFQ, from the exons ATGGCTTCCTCACTCTTCCAACCTTCTCCGTCTTCCGCCATgactctctcttcttcttctacttcctcttcctcttctctctTCACCGGCACTCTCCGAACCTTAGGTTTCGTTGATCATTCCCGCGCGAGAATCTCCGCGCCTAACACCGTG AAATGTGACATGTCGGAATCGTCGAATTTCGTCAACGGGAAACCGATCATTCCGGTTCTCAACGAACGGACTCTGCCGAAGTTCATGGAATCCGCGAGGGAGGCGAAGACCGTCAGCAGAAACAGTAACCGGTTGAAATTGTTCTCTGGCAGGGCCAATCCCACTCTCTCtcag GAAATTGCTCGGTACATGGGCCTGGAACTCGGAAAGATTTCCATCAAGCGATTTGCTGATGGTGAAATATATGTCCAGTTACAAGAGAGTGTTAGAGGTTGCAATGTTTACCTTATACAGCCAACCTGCCCTCCCGCAAATGAGAATCTCATGGAGCTTAAAATAATGATTGATGCTTGTCGGAGAGCATCGGCCAAAAATATCACTGCTGTGATTCCATACTTCGGATATGCCAGAGCTGATAGAAAG ACTCAAGGGCGTGAATCAATTGCGGCTAAACTTGTTGCGAACCTTATTACAAAAGCTGGGGCAGACCGTGTTCTTGCTTGTGACCTTCATTCAGGGCAGTCCATGGGTTACTTTGATATTCCTGTGGATCATGTACACTGTCAA CCCGTGATCCTTGATTACCTTGCCAGTAAGATGATAAGTTCAAGTGACTTGGTGGTGGTTTCCCCAGATGTTGGTGGTGTTGCAAGAGCACGTGCTTTTGCAAAGAAATTATCTGATGCACCTTTAGCTATTGTAGACAAGAGGCGCCATGGACACAATGTTGCTGAG GTGATGAACCTGATTGGTGATGTAAAAGGAAAAGTTGCTGTAATGGTAGATGATATGATCGACACTGCTG GGACCATTGCTGAGGGTGCAGCACTCTTGCATGAAGAGGGGGCTAGGGAAGTGTATGCATGCTGCACTCATGCTGTTTTCAG TCCTCCAGCAATTGAGAGGTTGTCCAGTGGCTTGTTTCACGAGGTGATTATCACAAACACCATTCCAGTTGCGGAGAAGAACTATTTTCCCCAGTTAACGATTATTACTGTAGCAAACCTTTTGGGTGAAACTATTTGGCGTGTTCATGATGATAGTTCTGTTAGTAGTATTTTTCAGTGA
- the LOC114392004 gene encoding ribose-phosphate pyrophosphokinase 1 isoform X2 gives MASSLFQPSPSSAMTLSSSSTSSSSSLFTGTLRTLGFVDHSRARISAPNTKCDMSESSNFVNGKPIIPVLNERTLPKFMESAREAKTVSRNSNRLKLFSGRANPTLSQEIARYMGLELGKISIKRFADGEIYVQLQESVRGCNVYLIQPTCPPANENLMELKIMIDACRRASAKNITAVIPYFGYARADRKTQGRESIAAKLVANLITKAGADRVLACDLHSGQSMGYFDIPVDHVHCQPVILDYLASKMISSSDLVVVSPDVGGVARARAFAKKLSDAPLAIVDKRRHGHNVAEVMNLIGDVKGKVAVMVDDMIDTAGTIAEGAALLHEEGAREVYACCTHAVFSPPAIERLSSGLFHEVIITNTIPVAEKNYFPQLTIITVANLLGETIWRVHDDSSVSSIFQ, from the exons ATGGCTTCCTCACTCTTCCAACCTTCTCCGTCTTCCGCCATgactctctcttcttcttctacttcctcttcctcttctctctTCACCGGCACTCTCCGAACCTTAGGTTTCGTTGATCATTCCCGCGCGAGAATCTCCGCGCCTAACACC AAATGTGACATGTCGGAATCGTCGAATTTCGTCAACGGGAAACCGATCATTCCGGTTCTCAACGAACGGACTCTGCCGAAGTTCATGGAATCCGCGAGGGAGGCGAAGACCGTCAGCAGAAACAGTAACCGGTTGAAATTGTTCTCTGGCAGGGCCAATCCCACTCTCTCtcag GAAATTGCTCGGTACATGGGCCTGGAACTCGGAAAGATTTCCATCAAGCGATTTGCTGATGGTGAAATATATGTCCAGTTACAAGAGAGTGTTAGAGGTTGCAATGTTTACCTTATACAGCCAACCTGCCCTCCCGCAAATGAGAATCTCATGGAGCTTAAAATAATGATTGATGCTTGTCGGAGAGCATCGGCCAAAAATATCACTGCTGTGATTCCATACTTCGGATATGCCAGAGCTGATAGAAAG ACTCAAGGGCGTGAATCAATTGCGGCTAAACTTGTTGCGAACCTTATTACAAAAGCTGGGGCAGACCGTGTTCTTGCTTGTGACCTTCATTCAGGGCAGTCCATGGGTTACTTTGATATTCCTGTGGATCATGTACACTGTCAA CCCGTGATCCTTGATTACCTTGCCAGTAAGATGATAAGTTCAAGTGACTTGGTGGTGGTTTCCCCAGATGTTGGTGGTGTTGCAAGAGCACGTGCTTTTGCAAAGAAATTATCTGATGCACCTTTAGCTATTGTAGACAAGAGGCGCCATGGACACAATGTTGCTGAG GTGATGAACCTGATTGGTGATGTAAAAGGAAAAGTTGCTGTAATGGTAGATGATATGATCGACACTGCTG GGACCATTGCTGAGGGTGCAGCACTCTTGCATGAAGAGGGGGCTAGGGAAGTGTATGCATGCTGCACTCATGCTGTTTTCAG TCCTCCAGCAATTGAGAGGTTGTCCAGTGGCTTGTTTCACGAGGTGATTATCACAAACACCATTCCAGTTGCGGAGAAGAACTATTTTCCCCAGTTAACGATTATTACTGTAGCAAACCTTTTGGGTGAAACTATTTGGCGTGTTCATGATGATAGTTCTGTTAGTAGTATTTTTCAGTGA
- the LOC114393762 gene encoding protein NRT1/ PTR FAMILY 7.3 codes for MACLEVSKEVKFKGDTEELTLDGSVDWHGRPAIRAKSGRWVAGTIVLLNQGLATLAFFGVGVNLVLFLTRVMGQDNAEAANNVSKWTGTVYIFSLVGAFLSDSYWGRYKTCAIFQVIFVIGLVSLSLSSYLSLIRPKGCGNETIPCGKHSSLEMGMFYLSIYLIALGNGGYQPNIATFGADQFDEEHSKEGYSKVAFFSYFYLALNLGSLFSNTILGYFEDEGLWALGFWVSAGSAFAALVLFLLGTPRYRHFKPSGNPLSRFSQVLVAASRKWRAQMASNGEDLYVMDENESPTNGNRKILHTEGFKFLDRAAIISSRDLEDQKSGVYNPWRLCPITQVEEVKCILRLLPIWLCTIIYSVVFTQMASLFVEQGAAMKTTISHFRIPPASMSSFDILSVAVFIFFYRRVIDPLVGRLKKKSSKGLTELQRMGIGLVIAVMAMVSAGIVECYRLKYADPVCPHCSGTSSLTIFWQIPQYTLIGASEVFMYVGQLEFFNAQTPDGLKSFGSALCMTSISLGNYVSSLLVSIVMKISTEDHMPGWIPGNLNRGHLDRFYFLLAILTSIDLVLYIACAKWFKSIQLEGKYEENDMPGSFKV; via the exons ATGGCCTGCTTAGAAGTCAGCAAAGAG GTAAAGTTCAAAGGTGACACGGAAGAACTCACTCTTGATGGAAGTGTTGATTGGCATGGTCGCCCTGCAATTAGAGCCAAATCTGGCAGATGGGTTGCTGGAACCATCGTTCTAT TGAACCAAGGTCTGGCAACCTTAGCATTCTTTGGAGTAGGGGTGAACCTAGTGCTGTTCCTGACAAGAGTGATGGGGCAAGATAATGCTGAAGCTGCAAACAATGTGAGCAAGTGGACTGGCACAGTTTACATCTTCTCTCTTGTGGGTGCTTTCCTAAGTGATTCGTATTGGGGAAGATACAAAACTTGTGCCATCTTTCAGGTCATCTTTGTAATA GGTCTAGTATCCTTGTCTCTTTCATCATACCTCTCCTTGATTAGGCCTAAAGGTTGTGGGAATGAAACAATTCCATGTGGGAAACATTCAAGCTTGGAGATGGGGATGTTCTACCTCTCAATCTATCTTATTGCTTTAGGGAATGGAGGGTATCAACCAAATATTGCCACATTTGGAGCTGATCAGTTTGACGAGGAGCACTCAAAGGAGGGTTACTCAAAGGTTGCCTTCTTTAGCTACTTCTATCTGGCTTTGAACCTTGGTTCACTCTTCTCAAACACAATTCTAGGCTATTTTGAAGATGAAGGACTGTGGGCTCTAGGGTTCTGGGTGTCTGCAGGCTCTGCTTTTGCTGCCCTTGTCTTATTTCTTCTTGGGACCCCAAGATATAGACACTTCAAACCTAGTGGCAATCCTCTTTCAAGGTTCAGCCAAGTCCTTGTTGCTGCATCAAGGAAATGGAGAGCTCAAATGGCATCAAATGGAGAGGATCTATATGTCATGGATGAAAATGAATCTCCCACCAATGGCAACAGGAAGATTCTCCACACCGAAGGGTTCAA GTTTCTGGATAGAGCAGCGATTATATCTTCCAGAGATCTAGAAGACCAAAAGAGTGGCGTTTATAACCCCTGGCGTCTCTGCCCTATAACTCAAGTTGAAGAAGTGAAGTGCATACTAAGACTTCTTCCTATTTGGCTTTGCACGATAATATACTCAGTGGTTTTCACACAAATGGCTTCTCTTTTTGTGGAGCAAGGGGCTGCCATGAAAACTACAATTTCCCATTTCAGAATACCACCTGCAAGCATGTCTAGCTTTGACATCCTCAGCGTAGctgtcttcattttcttctaccgTCGAGTGATTGATCCACTTGTCGGAAGacttaaaaagaaaagttcCAAGGGACTTACTGAGCTTCAGAGAATGGGAATAGGGCTTGTTATAGCTGTAATGGCAATGGTTTCAGCTGGAATAGTTGAATGCTACAGACTTAAGTATGCAGACCCAGTATGCCCCCACTGCAGTGGCACAAGCTCTTTAACCATCTTTTGGCAAATTCCTCAGTACACACTTATTGGAGCTTCAGAGGTTTTCATGTATGTAGGCCAGTTAGAGTTCTTCAATGCTCAGACGCCAGATGGCTTAAAGAGCTTCGGAAGTGCCCTTTGCATGACGTCCATATCTCTTGGGAACTACGTAAGTAGCTTACTTGTTAGTATAGTTATGAAGATCTCCACTGAGGATCACATGCCAGGGTGGATCCCTGGAAACTTAAACAGAGGTCACCTAGATAGGTTTTACTTCCTCTTAGCTATCTTGACATCTATAGATTTGGTCCTTTATATTGCATGTGCAAAGTGGTTCAAGAGTATACAGCTGGAAGGGAAatatgaagagaatgatatGCCTGGTAGCTTTAAAGTCTAA
- the LOC114392004 gene encoding ribose-phosphate pyrophosphokinase 1, chloroplastic isoform X3 has product MSESSNFVNGKPIIPVLNERTLPKFMESAREAKTVSRNSNRLKLFSGRANPTLSQEIARYMGLELGKISIKRFADGEIYVQLQESVRGCNVYLIQPTCPPANENLMELKIMIDACRRASAKNITAVIPYFGYARADRKTQGRESIAAKLVANLITKAGADRVLACDLHSGQSMGYFDIPVDHVHCQPVILDYLASKMISSSDLVVVSPDVGGVARARAFAKKLSDAPLAIVDKRRHGHNVAEVMNLIGDVKGKVAVMVDDMIDTAGTIAEGAALLHEEGAREVYACCTHAVFSPPAIERLSSGLFHEVIITNTIPVAEKNYFPQLTIITVANLLGETIWRVHDDSSVSSIFQ; this is encoded by the exons ATGTCGGAATCGTCGAATTTCGTCAACGGGAAACCGATCATTCCGGTTCTCAACGAACGGACTCTGCCGAAGTTCATGGAATCCGCGAGGGAGGCGAAGACCGTCAGCAGAAACAGTAACCGGTTGAAATTGTTCTCTGGCAGGGCCAATCCCACTCTCTCtcag GAAATTGCTCGGTACATGGGCCTGGAACTCGGAAAGATTTCCATCAAGCGATTTGCTGATGGTGAAATATATGTCCAGTTACAAGAGAGTGTTAGAGGTTGCAATGTTTACCTTATACAGCCAACCTGCCCTCCCGCAAATGAGAATCTCATGGAGCTTAAAATAATGATTGATGCTTGTCGGAGAGCATCGGCCAAAAATATCACTGCTGTGATTCCATACTTCGGATATGCCAGAGCTGATAGAAAG ACTCAAGGGCGTGAATCAATTGCGGCTAAACTTGTTGCGAACCTTATTACAAAAGCTGGGGCAGACCGTGTTCTTGCTTGTGACCTTCATTCAGGGCAGTCCATGGGTTACTTTGATATTCCTGTGGATCATGTACACTGTCAA CCCGTGATCCTTGATTACCTTGCCAGTAAGATGATAAGTTCAAGTGACTTGGTGGTGGTTTCCCCAGATGTTGGTGGTGTTGCAAGAGCACGTGCTTTTGCAAAGAAATTATCTGATGCACCTTTAGCTATTGTAGACAAGAGGCGCCATGGACACAATGTTGCTGAG GTGATGAACCTGATTGGTGATGTAAAAGGAAAAGTTGCTGTAATGGTAGATGATATGATCGACACTGCTG GGACCATTGCTGAGGGTGCAGCACTCTTGCATGAAGAGGGGGCTAGGGAAGTGTATGCATGCTGCACTCATGCTGTTTTCAG TCCTCCAGCAATTGAGAGGTTGTCCAGTGGCTTGTTTCACGAGGTGATTATCACAAACACCATTCCAGTTGCGGAGAAGAACTATTTTCCCCAGTTAACGATTATTACTGTAGCAAACCTTTTGGGTGAAACTATTTGGCGTGTTCATGATGATAGTTCTGTTAGTAGTATTTTTCAGTGA